In Coriobacteriaceae bacterium, a single window of DNA contains:
- a CDS encoding tRNA (cytidine(34)-2'-O)-methyltransferase has protein sequence MFNIVLYAPEIPANTGNIGRTCVVTGAHLHLVEPLGFSLDDKTVRRAGLGYWQNLDVTTYAGWEDFLARNGLSPADERLHLLTKKARRTYVQSTYRDGDYLVFGSESSGIPEPLLAAASERCERIPMLRDCDSLDNAEAWEAHEESLGHTQDSHEAILRQDICGNFVDPDDYRISALNLSNSAAIVLYEALRQTGFPGM, from the coding sequence ATGTTCAACATTGTGCTGTATGCGCCCGAGATTCCGGCCAATACGGGCAATATCGGCCGTACCTGCGTGGTCACCGGCGCCCATCTGCATCTGGTGGAGCCGCTGGGCTTTTCGCTCGATGACAAGACGGTGCGTCGCGCCGGTCTGGGCTACTGGCAAAACTTGGACGTGACGACCTATGCCGGCTGGGAGGATTTCCTTGCGCGCAACGGCCTCTCCCCCGCCGACGAGCGCCTGCATCTGCTAACCAAAAAGGCACGCCGCACCTATGTGCAGAGTACCTACCGCGATGGAGACTACTTGGTCTTTGGCAGCGAGAGCTCGGGCATTCCCGAGCCACTGCTTGCCGCGGCGTCCGAGCGCTGCGAGCGCATCCCGATGCTGCGCGATTGTGACTCACTCGATAACGCCGAGGCCTGGGAAGCCCACGAGGAATCGCTGGGGCATACCCAGGACAGCCACGAGGCCATCCTTCGGCAGGATATCTGCGGCAACTTCGTCGACCCGGACGACTACCGCATCAGCGCTCTCAACCTCTCCAACAGCGCCGCCATCGTCCTCTACGAGGCCCTGCGCCAAACAGGCTTTCCGGGAATGTGA